One stretch of Schlesneria sp. DSM 10557 DNA includes these proteins:
- a CDS encoding baseplate J/gp47 family protein codes for MSDFGVTSDGFAIKPLQEIINDKAALAREIFGDDIDLRSTSAFRQIMNIVAASDMELWKLGESSYYSCFPSTATGDALDLLGDDLGIPRRALKSHGTVVLTLEGGKNGRSYNIPAGAVVETLSTATDPAVRFRTLQRVSLTNQAPTASVEVEAIARGPAGNVAKNAIKQLNPDFARAKLSFDPALVTATNANATMGGENFESDEAYRLAILGRPRTLWTLEAVRSAVIALDGVRDCRLFDPLGGVDVSQSKFSFFSFGRGRFGKQRRVGTPFYFDILVAVAPGFFWESTTGKADGVRDLVNFAVDEVRPISVFPNLRLANDVQIGLRAIIMIQPGHDADAIIGSIKDRLERRVNSLGLGNSVLYSQVIYDCKDATGLIDIQQLHLRRNPPLMGSIAFGRSPRFNSAVIEFPIGENINLQPDEIAVFHVDSQLIDIQVSNT; via the coding sequence ATGAGCGATTTTGGCGTCACATCCGATGGCTTTGCGATCAAGCCGTTACAGGAGATCATTAACGACAAGGCCGCGCTGGCACGTGAGATCTTCGGTGACGATATTGATCTCCGCTCAACCAGCGCCTTTCGGCAGATCATGAATATCGTTGCCGCTTCCGACATGGAACTATGGAAACTTGGTGAGTCGTCTTACTACAGCTGCTTTCCGTCAACGGCGACGGGCGATGCACTCGATCTGCTGGGGGATGACCTGGGAATTCCGAGACGTGCACTGAAGTCACATGGGACCGTGGTGCTCACTTTGGAGGGTGGCAAGAACGGTCGAAGCTATAACATCCCCGCCGGAGCCGTTGTGGAAACTCTCTCCACTGCAACGGATCCCGCCGTCCGTTTCCGTACACTTCAACGCGTTTCTTTGACGAATCAGGCACCAACTGCATCGGTCGAAGTGGAAGCGATAGCGAGGGGTCCCGCAGGAAACGTGGCCAAAAATGCCATCAAGCAATTGAACCCGGATTTTGCCAGGGCGAAACTGAGTTTTGATCCAGCCCTTGTGACCGCCACGAACGCCAATGCGACAATGGGCGGAGAGAACTTCGAATCCGATGAGGCGTACCGTCTGGCGATTCTCGGTCGCCCTCGCACCCTTTGGACACTTGAAGCAGTGCGAAGCGCTGTCATCGCCCTGGACGGAGTTCGAGATTGTCGTTTGTTCGATCCGCTCGGGGGTGTGGACGTTTCTCAAAGCAAGTTCAGTTTTTTTTCATTCGGGCGAGGCCGGTTCGGCAAGCAGCGACGAGTCGGAACTCCTTTCTATTTTGACATTCTTGTCGCAGTGGCCCCGGGATTCTTCTGGGAAAGCACCACTGGTAAAGCAGACGGCGTTCGGGATCTCGTGAATTTTGCTGTCGATGAAGTCCGGCCGATTTCGGTGTTCCCAAACTTGCGACTTGCCAACGATGTTCAGATCGGATTACGGGCCATCATCATGATCCAGCCGGGGCATGATGCCGATGCCATTATAGGGTCGATCAAGGACCGGTTGGAACGTCGAGTCAATTCGTTGGGCCTTGGCAATTCGGTTCTCTATTCACAAGTGATTTATGACTGCAAAGACGCGACAGGGCTGATTGATATCCAGCAGTTGCATCTTCGCCGCAATCCTCCGCTGATGGGTTCAATCGCGTTCGGACGCAGTCCTCGTTTCAACAGTGCTGTCATCGAATTCCCCATCGGAGAGAACATCAACCTGCAACCTGACGAGATCGCCGTCTTCCACGTCGATTCGCAGTTGATCGATATCCAGGTGAGTAATACATGA
- a CDS encoding LamG domain-containing protein encodes MILDTLDLTGQSMVKLLPAPYARGAEMLSLRLREVDQTPAPGSNAASETIVLDYHFNEYYARYGVFPTQTRYVLIVRANSGPDAVTVEIVYSDSSIKPSSIVIPPRTFAGTSFVIPEPPGFKFQTKLTALRQKPKALSGTGASNFGLLALLGNIAKLAWILGWEKDQLKALLSQVRLQRSRAHANGFSLDLIGDELRVPRFPPREYSYDAQTIALYHCNDPATGTIIGTTGSGISPIVITSLVHGLATGQNVTINGVAGNTNANGTFNITSIDEDRFSLAGGAAGNGEFAGGGSWLLDGVVTGGAVKGLVIDETTRFGKTGHPGFNAGATCGVTGKFNAGLQFPGPNGNGFVRVPHDASFNLAESANFTIEFFVKADPVNDSDLAAPAAPRLLACKGAIDSAANHTEAGWSMMLATWQIGGTANNLRWEVSDGGTVDSILADIDIADGRFHHIAGVIDRERSGLRLFVDGDEILAEAKPAGASILGAVKNNKDLLFGNNAAVPAKFQFSGVLDEVRLSSVARTEFHPVLGEGDEPYRKRLGLFQKWFLPTAKNLRTAINDLVHINGQQESFELIEKLAPSAVATKTVRIVPETLPIGQSLCFEGNPSADEVEACGRPSDDVDFLPHYLIGHYRHGVNYGSDLNNHLMQPTTLTALQSLIDLLVRQGVSGNLNVLKSYDPADPGLHSVGRELQLSHDSLVPEVLSIAAHQAGFDFVLSTPTHINVSMAIGNKLAIAIKSLTPIATATETGTTVTVTTSLPHKLVAGERISILNVSHPGYNGTVTITAVTASTIQFNLASSGLPAASGGMVEADALPRSDGYDAIIGGAINLVLCPENLPATGRVKWTIIHSGAGRAHLLPHPLDEPNLRIPITSRRHVQLFADAPGEVDVSVEFAFAGKTVVGTRTLRIGITTLPDKTSIAWNGASSSSEETVVGSNNATPNSIYLITSNVAGIDYGADPNNKRMVIALEKAFNRLTNLASALPGLRVIKAFDPAETAGRHQAGRGILLAHSTLPADQLGAMAHRAGFDYVRTQGTQVYCSVAEDELIEIVPQDSTLVPLEEHLFLNKPIILQARFGRLPVQPITNISQTGTTVTAVTGGPHGFQMGMRIAVAGVLISGYNGVHTITEVPSATSFKYQTISSGFSPSAGSGMVTSGDFNWALQTDGFAKGTFDYSQRSQVKFTPTTPGVITLQQSYFESNSETADPYSFEVRVKEVPGGPTPILSKDQYDLIMNLLNYFHPIGVQVVTENLRHHVKEIRRDERQAFPAYTYPDFRS; translated from the coding sequence ATGATACTGGACACGCTCGACCTCACCGGCCAATCAATGGTGAAGCTGCTCCCAGCCCCGTATGCACGGGGAGCCGAGATGCTGTCGCTTCGGTTGAGGGAAGTCGATCAAACACCTGCACCAGGTTCGAATGCCGCCAGCGAAACGATCGTTCTCGACTATCATTTCAACGAATACTACGCGCGGTACGGGGTCTTTCCGACTCAAACGAGATACGTGTTGATCGTTCGTGCAAACTCGGGACCCGATGCCGTCACTGTTGAAATTGTTTACTCAGACTCATCGATCAAGCCAAGTTCCATTGTCATTCCGCCGCGAACATTCGCGGGGACGTCATTCGTCATCCCTGAACCTCCCGGTTTTAAGTTTCAGACAAAACTCACTGCCCTTCGTCAAAAGCCGAAGGCACTGTCAGGAACCGGTGCGTCAAACTTCGGGTTGCTCGCCTTGCTCGGGAACATTGCGAAGCTCGCCTGGATACTAGGGTGGGAAAAAGACCAGTTAAAAGCGCTGTTGTCTCAGGTGCGCCTCCAGCGATCCCGCGCTCACGCCAATGGATTCAGCCTGGACCTGATCGGTGACGAACTGCGAGTGCCCCGGTTCCCGCCGCGAGAATACTCATATGACGCGCAGACGATCGCTCTCTATCACTGCAATGATCCAGCCACGGGCACGATCATTGGAACGACCGGCAGCGGCATCTCTCCGATCGTGATCACGAGCCTCGTTCACGGACTGGCAACGGGCCAGAACGTCACGATCAACGGAGTGGCTGGAAATACCAACGCCAATGGCACGTTCAACATCACTTCAATCGATGAAGACCGATTTTCCCTCGCTGGAGGAGCTGCAGGAAATGGGGAATTTGCCGGTGGAGGAAGCTGGCTTCTGGACGGCGTCGTGACTGGTGGGGCAGTGAAGGGCCTCGTCATCGACGAAACTACGCGATTCGGTAAAACCGGGCATCCAGGTTTCAACGCTGGGGCCACCTGTGGTGTGACTGGCAAATTCAATGCAGGACTTCAATTTCCAGGTCCCAATGGAAATGGCTTCGTGCGGGTACCGCATGATGCGAGTTTCAATCTGGCAGAGTCAGCTAACTTCACCATCGAGTTTTTCGTGAAGGCGGATCCCGTTAACGATTCGGACCTTGCTGCCCCCGCCGCACCACGACTTCTTGCGTGCAAAGGTGCGATTGATTCGGCAGCCAACCACACCGAGGCAGGATGGTCGATGATGCTGGCCACCTGGCAGATCGGTGGAACAGCCAACAATCTTCGCTGGGAGGTGAGTGACGGCGGAACAGTCGACAGCATTCTTGCGGATATCGATATTGCAGACGGTCGGTTTCACCATATCGCCGGGGTCATCGACAGAGAGCGCAGCGGCCTTCGGTTGTTTGTCGATGGTGACGAGATCCTGGCGGAAGCGAAACCTGCTGGAGCAAGCATCCTTGGAGCCGTCAAAAACAATAAAGACTTGCTGTTCGGCAACAATGCCGCCGTTCCTGCAAAGTTTCAATTTTCGGGTGTTCTGGATGAAGTGCGGCTTTCCAGCGTGGCACGCACGGAATTCCATCCTGTTCTCGGCGAGGGTGACGAACCCTATCGCAAGCGGCTGGGGCTATTTCAAAAGTGGTTTCTGCCCACTGCGAAAAACCTGCGCACGGCCATCAACGACCTCGTTCACATCAATGGTCAACAGGAATCCTTCGAGCTGATCGAGAAACTCGCCCCCTCCGCCGTCGCGACCAAAACAGTCAGAATCGTCCCTGAAACATTACCGATCGGACAAAGTCTTTGCTTCGAGGGAAATCCGTCAGCAGACGAAGTGGAAGCTTGTGGACGTCCCTCTGACGATGTCGATTTCCTGCCGCACTACCTGATTGGTCATTATCGGCACGGAGTCAATTATGGATCCGATTTGAACAATCACCTGATGCAGCCAACCACGCTGACAGCGCTGCAGTCGTTGATCGATCTCCTGGTGCGGCAAGGCGTGAGTGGGAACTTGAACGTCCTCAAGTCGTATGATCCGGCTGATCCCGGGTTGCATTCGGTAGGGCGAGAACTTCAATTGTCGCACGATTCCCTTGTGCCGGAAGTACTGTCGATCGCCGCACATCAAGCGGGATTCGACTTCGTCCTCTCGACGCCGACGCACATCAACGTTTCGATGGCAATCGGGAACAAGCTCGCCATCGCAATCAAGTCGCTCACGCCGATCGCGACAGCCACCGAGACGGGGACAACTGTCACAGTGACAACATCCTTGCCGCACAAACTGGTGGCTGGCGAGCGGATCAGTATCTTAAATGTATCCCATCCCGGATATAACGGAACAGTCACGATCACAGCGGTCACAGCGTCGACGATTCAATTCAATCTGGCATCTTCCGGCCTGCCTGCCGCGAGCGGTGGCATGGTCGAGGCTGACGCATTACCCCGTTCTGACGGGTACGATGCGATCATAGGCGGTGCGATCAATCTCGTGCTGTGTCCCGAAAATCTTCCTGCGACGGGTCGAGTGAAATGGACGATCATCCACTCCGGTGCCGGGCGAGCTCATCTACTGCCTCACCCGCTGGATGAACCGAACCTGCGTATCCCGATCACTTCGCGCCGCCACGTACAACTGTTTGCGGATGCTCCCGGTGAGGTCGACGTCTCGGTTGAATTTGCGTTCGCGGGCAAGACGGTCGTTGGGACCCGCACCTTGCGAATCGGGATCACCACCTTGCCTGATAAGACTTCGATTGCGTGGAATGGCGCCAGCTCGAGCAGCGAAGAGACGGTCGTCGGCTCAAATAACGCCACCCCTAACTCGATTTATCTGATCACCAGCAACGTTGCCGGCATCGACTACGGGGCAGATCCTAATAACAAGAGGATGGTGATCGCTCTTGAGAAGGCATTCAATCGGCTGACAAACCTGGCATCAGCTCTTCCAGGACTTCGGGTGATTAAGGCATTTGACCCGGCGGAGACGGCCGGTCGCCATCAAGCCGGTCGCGGAATCCTACTGGCCCATTCAACCCTGCCGGCGGACCAGCTTGGTGCCATGGCACATCGTGCGGGATTTGACTACGTCAGGACGCAAGGCACGCAGGTCTACTGTTCCGTTGCAGAAGACGAACTGATCGAGATCGTGCCGCAGGATTCAACTCTGGTCCCACTTGAAGAACATCTGTTTCTTAACAAGCCGATCATCCTGCAGGCTCGGTTCGGGCGGCTTCCTGTTCAGCCAATCACAAACATCAGCCAGACTGGAACGACAGTCACCGCCGTCACCGGAGGCCCTCATGGCTTTCAGATGGGAATGCGCATCGCTGTCGCAGGTGTCTTGATCTCTGGCTACAACGGTGTGCACACGATTACAGAAGTCCCCTCAGCGACCAGCTTCAAGTATCAGACAATCAGTTCCGGCTTTTCCCCGTCCGCTGGCAGTGGAATGGTGACGTCGGGTGATTTCAATTGGGCCCTGCAGACAGACGGGTTTGCGAAGGGAACATTCGATTACTCGCAGAGATCCCAGGTCAAATTTACCCCAACTACTCCCGGGGTAATTACGCTGCAACAGAGTTACTTCGAATCGAACTCCGAGACGGCAGACCCGTATTCATTCGAAGTCCGAGTCAAGGAAGTTCCCGGGGGTCCGACTCCCATCCTTTCGAAAGATCAGTACGACCTGATCATGAATCTGCTCAATTATTTCCACCCGATCGGCGTCCAGGTTGTCACCGAAAACCTGCGTCACCACGTCAAGGAGATTCGACGAGACGAACGACAGGCGTTTCCCGCATACACCTATCCTGATTTTCGCTCCTGA